In Arachis hypogaea cultivar Tifrunner chromosome 17, arahy.Tifrunner.gnm2.J5K5, whole genome shotgun sequence, a single window of DNA contains:
- the LOC112764118 gene encoding uncharacterized protein yields MVAESWFRTLWKVPRKHDANAEKVVVEVLAFEVASLMSKLVNLWQTLSDKQIAKLREEITNSVGIRKLVSEDDHFIERLICAEILENMAHVAESVSRLGKKCSDPRLKGFENAFYDFIVMSFDPYGWEFSFKKMEKKIKRMEKFISANASLYQEMEVLADLEQTLTRMKASGESDAITLIEFQKKVGWKRQELKELREVSLWNRTYDYTINLLARSLFTIFHRINQVFGIQEVVEADGTNNSGVLNSEFIYRSQSVSTLLQSTGNPSQNSIPRFSSGPLNLHALTARSGPIGRSGPIGGTNKTSIFRSGPLGDSSTKSGPISAKHPSVNFYSGPLGRNLNQSAPVSGKTKKSKIWKFYGHSAALTGKESHSRPSRLTQVGPFKGCMASDTSVSECHSSTKSVLYGTNNPKEAHSNILPGRLFHHGQSVFKSLCKLLKPPPETLGAAALALHYANVIIVIEKLAASSNLIGPDARDDLYSMLPGRVRTALRAKLKPYTKSMSASSLVYDTSLAEEWNEAMTSILEWLAPLAHNMIRWQSERSFEQQSFVSRTNVLLVQTLYFADQEKTEEAITELLVGLNYVWRYARELNAKALAECVSFRIDNEYPNLGG; encoded by the coding sequence ATGGTTGCAGAATCATGGTTTCGCACTCTCTGGAAGGTTCCTCGGAAGCATGATGCTAATGCTGAGAAGGTTGTGGTTGAAGTATTAGCATTTGAAGTGGCAAGCTTGATGTCCAAGCTGGTTAATCTATGGCAGACTTTGAGTGATAAACAGATTGCTAAGTTGAGAGAGGAGATCACAAATTCGGTTGGCATAAGAAAGCTAGTTTCTGAGGATGATCATTTCATTGAACGTTTGATCTGTGCAGAGATACTCGAGAACATGGCACATGTGGCTGAATCTGTGTCCAGACTTGGTAAGAAATGCAGTGATCCGAGACTTAAAGGTTTTGAGAATGCCTTTTATGACTTCATCGTTATGAGTTTCGATCCATATGGGTGGGAATTCTCTTTCAAGAAGATGGAAAAAAAGATCAAAAGGATGGAGAAGTTCATATCAGCTAATGCAAGTTTGTATCAAGAAATGGAAGTGCTTGCTGATCTTGAGCAAACTCTTACAAGAATGAAGGCGAGCGGTGAGTCAGATGCCATAACTTTAATTGAGTTTCAAAAGAAGGTTGGGTGGAAGAGGCAGGAGTTAAAGGAGTTACGGGAGGTTTCTTTATGGAACAGGACATATGACTACACGATAAATCTTTTAGCAAGATCCTTGTTCACGATATTCCATCGGATCAACCAGGTGTTTGGAATTCAAGAGGTGGTAGAAGCTGATGGAACCAATAATTCAGGTGTCTTGAATTCAGAGTTTATTTATAGAAGTCAATCAGTTTCTACATTGTTGCAATCTACAGGCAACCCATCGCAGAACAGCATTCCAAGATTTTCTTCAGGGCCCCTTAATCTCCATGCTCTTACTGCTAGATCAGGTCCTATTGGTAGATCAGGTCCAATTGGTGGAACAAACAAAACCAGCATTTTCCGTTCCGGTCCTCTTGGTGACTCGTCAACAAAATCAGGACCAATTTCAGCAAAGCATCCAAGTGTTAATTTTTATTCAGGTCCTCTTGGAAGGAATCTGAATCAATCAGCCCCAGTTTCTGGAAAAACTAAAAAGAGCAAGATTTGGAAGTTTTATGGACACTCGGCAGCTTTAACTGGGAAGGAAAGTCACTCACGACCAAGTCGACTGACTCAAGTAGGACCTTTCAAAGGATGCATGGCTTCAGACACTTCAGTTTCCGAATGCCACTCAAGCACAAAGAGTGTTCTTTATGGAACCAATAATCCCAAAGAGGCTCATTCAAATATTCTCCCTGGAAGACTATTTCATCATGGTCAATCAGTCTTCAAATCCTTATGCAAGCTACTAAAGCCTCCACCCGAAACTCTTGGTGCTGCTGCATTGGCGTTGCACTATGCAAATGTTATCATTGTGATTGAGAAGCTAGCAGCTTCTTCCAACCTGATTGGTCCTGATGCAAGAGATGACCTATACAGCATGCTCCCTGGTCGTGTTAGAACTGCACTTAGAGCGAAGTTAAAGCCGTATACCAAGTCTATGTCGGCGTCATCATTGGTCTATGACACAAGTCTTGCTGAAGAATGGAATGAAGCAATGACAAGCATATTGGAGTGGCTGGCACCACTTGCTCATAATATGATAAGATGGCAGTCTGAGAGAAGTTTCGAACAGCAGAGCTTTGTTTCCCGGACAAACGTGCTTCTCGTACAAACCCTTTACTTTgcggatcaagagaagacagaaGAAGCAATCACTGAGCTTCTTGTAGGTCTGAACTATGTCTGGAGATATGCTAGGGAGCTGAATGCAAAAGCTCTGGCAGAGTGTGTCAGTTTTAGGATAGACAATGAATATCCTAATCTGGGTGGATAG